The following coding sequences are from one Candidatus Melainabacteria bacterium window:
- a CDS encoding alpha/beta hydrolase, whose product MASVELVLLHGWALDASFWSEWSHVAEAIAPNTRLTTLERGYFGSAQTDPRFSQSANTRVMVTHSFGLHLAPEELFEKADLLVIISGFAHFHFGSDKETRVSQIAIRKMLQKLDQEPTQVLKDFYRNCALPDGYGVDQISQPKRIQTELLRADLELLNSSTVNSEWLSRPRDVLLLHGQRDKIAPAQHVEKLKNIRPEARVSIHADASHALPYENPQWCLQQIHSNLLVNC is encoded by the coding sequence ATGGCTAGCGTAGAATTAGTTCTGTTGCACGGATGGGCCCTGGACGCTTCCTTTTGGAGCGAATGGTCCCATGTTGCAGAAGCAATCGCCCCCAACACCAGACTGACCACACTAGAACGCGGTTACTTCGGCTCAGCACAGACAGATCCTAGATTCTCTCAGTCGGCAAACACCAGAGTAATGGTCACGCATTCATTTGGTCTGCACCTGGCGCCGGAAGAATTGTTTGAGAAAGCAGACTTGCTTGTGATTATCAGCGGTTTTGCGCACTTCCACTTTGGTTCCGACAAAGAAACGAGAGTATCACAAATAGCGATTCGAAAGATGCTTCAAAAACTCGACCAGGAACCGACTCAAGTTTTGAAAGACTTCTATCGCAACTGTGCGCTTCCAGATGGCTATGGCGTTGACCAGATTTCCCAGCCGAAAAGAATTCAAACAGAGTTACTGCGAGCCGATCTGGAGCTATTAAACAGCTCGACTGTCAATTCCGAGTGGCTGAGCCGACCTCGCGACGTTTTACTTCTGCACGGTCAGCGAGACAAAATCGCACCAGCTCAGCATGTCGAAAAACTGAAAAACATCAGACCAGAAGCTCGTGTCTCAATACACGCAGATGCGAGCCATGCGCTGCCTTACGAGAATCCGCAATGGTGCCTGCAGCAGATTCACTCAAACTTGCTGGTGAACTGCTGA
- the bioB gene encoding biotin synthase BioB: MSEACCSTTATLEPKSQIDLAVKAPVRMDWTREEIAEIYNRPLLDLVFTGATVHRQYHQADKIQQCTLLSIKTGACPEDCSYCPQSARYKTGVEAQALMDPKEVYEAALKAKTAGSSRFCMGAAWRDVKDNEQFDSVLDMVRSVSSLGMEVCCTLGMLNASQAERLKEAGLTAYNHNLDTGPEYYDSIITTRTYEERLTTLKNVREAGLNVCCGGIIGMGESPEDRVGLLHTLATLPEHPESVPVNALVASQGTPLADRPPVEIWEMLRMIATARITMPKAMVRLSAGRVSMTEAEQALCFLAGANSIFTGEKLLTTPNCDHDQDRSMMETLGLQPLVV; encoded by the coding sequence ATGTCAGAAGCATGCTGCTCAACGACCGCAACACTAGAGCCGAAAAGCCAGATCGACCTGGCCGTCAAAGCGCCAGTTCGAATGGATTGGACGCGCGAGGAGATTGCAGAAATCTATAACCGCCCGCTTCTGGACCTGGTCTTCACAGGCGCCACTGTGCACCGTCAATATCACCAGGCCGACAAGATACAGCAGTGCACCCTGCTTTCCATCAAGACAGGGGCATGCCCTGAAGACTGCTCATACTGCCCCCAGTCTGCTCGTTACAAAACCGGAGTAGAAGCGCAAGCTTTGATGGACCCGAAAGAGGTGTACGAGGCAGCCTTGAAAGCCAAGACCGCAGGCAGTTCTCGCTTCTGCATGGGCGCTGCCTGGCGTGATGTAAAAGACAACGAGCAATTCGACTCAGTACTAGATATGGTGCGGTCGGTGAGCTCATTGGGCATGGAGGTGTGCTGCACCCTGGGGATGCTGAATGCTTCACAGGCAGAGCGCTTGAAAGAAGCAGGGCTGACTGCATACAACCACAACCTGGATACCGGGCCGGAATACTACGATTCAATCATCACGACACGCACTTACGAAGAGCGGCTGACCACTTTGAAGAATGTGCGCGAAGCCGGGCTGAACGTCTGTTGTGGGGGAATCATCGGCATGGGAGAGAGCCCTGAAGACCGAGTCGGACTGCTTCACACGCTCGCGACCCTGCCTGAACATCCTGAATCGGTACCAGTCAACGCACTCGTCGCCAGTCAGGGCACCCCACTTGCGGACCGACCTCCAGTCGAAATCTGGGAAATGCTTCGCATGATTGCAACCGCTCGCATCACAATGCCAAAAGCCATGGTAAGGCTTTCAGCCGGTCGCGTCAGTATGACAGAAGCAGAGCAGGCGCTCTGTTTCCTTGCCGGAGCCAATTCAATTTTCACCGGAGAAAAACTGCTCACGACCCCGAACTGCGATCACGATCAAGATCGGTCCATGATGGAAACCCTGGGTCTACAGCCACTGGTCGTCTAA
- a CDS encoding methyltransferase domain-containing protein: MVPAADSLKLAGELLMNMTMLKQAINKSFSQQAPSYALHADAQKRSADLLAQFIRERMSDLPHGEILEIGCGTGIFTTHLLSLFGEENIAVSDASAAMLRQCEEAIAPVPARVKLLTLDAENAAVGTRNYSLIVSSFSLQWMSDFFAALQHLLAQLKPDGELIFSIPLNGSFREWREQCAQAGIPFTANRLPDRIELTDWCRRQALTLDWEQHPVVCKYNSSLEFFRSLKRVGASVNTNGDLLKPSQLRELIRTWDEANQVCSGSASASASGSASSSDSGSDADRIAITYQVLCARISRRYDR; encoded by the coding sequence ATGGTGCCTGCAGCAGATTCACTCAAACTTGCTGGTGAACTGCTGATGAATATGACGATGCTCAAACAAGCGATAAACAAATCATTCTCGCAACAAGCGCCCTCCTACGCCTTGCATGCTGATGCGCAAAAGAGAAGCGCTGATCTTTTAGCTCAATTCATCAGAGAAAGAATGTCCGACCTCCCGCACGGCGAGATCCTCGAGATAGGCTGCGGCACGGGAATATTCACCACCCACCTGCTGTCACTATTTGGAGAGGAAAACATAGCCGTCAGCGATGCATCCGCAGCAATGCTTCGCCAGTGCGAAGAGGCTATAGCGCCAGTACCAGCACGAGTCAAATTGCTGACGCTGGATGCCGAGAATGCAGCAGTCGGCACGAGAAATTACTCCTTGATAGTATCGTCATTTAGCTTGCAATGGATGTCTGACTTCTTCGCCGCATTGCAACACCTGCTTGCACAACTGAAACCAGATGGCGAGCTGATCTTTTCGATTCCCCTGAATGGTAGCTTCAGAGAGTGGCGAGAGCAGTGCGCCCAAGCTGGTATTCCCTTCACCGCAAACAGATTACCGGACAGGATTGAGTTGACCGACTGGTGCAGAAGACAGGCTCTGACGCTCGACTGGGAGCAACACCCCGTTGTCTGCAAATACAACTCCAGTCTGGAATTTTTCCGCTCTTTGAAGAGAGTCGGAGCATCGGTAAACACAAACGGCGATTTACTGAAACCAAGCCAATTGAGAGAACTGATACGTACCTGGGACGAAGCGAACCAGGTCTGTTCAGGTTCAGCTTCAGCTTCAGCTTCAGGTTCTGCTTCAAGTTCTGATTCAGGTTCTGATGCGGATCGCATCGCTATCACCTATCAAGTGCTCTGCGCGCGAATCAGCCGGAGGTACGACAGATGA
- a CDS encoding tetratricopeptide repeat protein: protein MVKSKNSSAVTAGLTGALLALLAFSSPGLAAPSIAIAQSPDTWDQLQTRGSQAFYLCQYGIAERLLKQAVEKARTFGPGDLRLSKSEDELGRLLTIRGRFSEAEPILEESLRVKETAVGNEDGQLIPAMGSLVRFYLTGGTEAKAEPLANKMLEFINGTIASARGPSLKMKPGQPLQGWAATASTKVRDPLIEWAISCDDIANLFQAKKNYEPAEKLFKAALEVKTTVLGRDHLSLANSYDSLGSLCLARKEYLDAESYFRDSYEMTAKIQPPEHWQVYGRLDKLAKCYILEGKLPEATALYEKVNETFKTNPPKDGNAARALFALGNLYLEQKNFEAAEPVLEQALEMSEQYHGADSIAVVPYLDRLAYDLYYLGRKKEYDDLHARVNEITAADPQPAAPANSQ from the coding sequence ATGGTCAAGTCGAAAAACAGCTCAGCAGTGACAGCTGGTCTCACGGGAGCATTGCTCGCTTTGCTCGCCTTTTCCAGCCCAGGACTGGCTGCACCATCGATTGCGATAGCTCAATCTCCTGACACATGGGACCAACTGCAAACTCGAGGCAGTCAGGCATTTTACTTGTGCCAGTACGGCATAGCTGAGCGACTTCTCAAACAAGCCGTGGAAAAAGCACGCACATTCGGACCCGGCGACTTGCGACTGTCAAAAAGCGAAGATGAACTCGGTCGCCTGCTCACTATCCGTGGGCGCTTCTCCGAAGCAGAACCGATCTTGGAAGAGTCATTGCGCGTCAAAGAAACCGCCGTAGGAAATGAAGACGGTCAACTGATTCCCGCTATGGGATCACTGGTGCGCTTTTACCTGACAGGCGGCACAGAAGCCAAGGCCGAACCTCTGGCAAACAAAATGTTGGAATTCATCAATGGCACCATCGCCAGTGCCCGAGGACCGTCACTGAAGATGAAGCCGGGCCAGCCACTGCAGGGCTGGGCTGCCACGGCTTCAACTAAAGTTCGCGACCCGCTCATCGAATGGGCAATCAGCTGCGACGACATCGCCAATCTGTTTCAAGCCAAAAAGAACTACGAGCCCGCGGAAAAGCTATTCAAAGCTGCTCTGGAAGTAAAAACGACTGTGCTGGGACGCGATCATCTTTCGCTGGCAAACAGCTACGACAGCCTGGGAAGCCTCTGCCTGGCACGAAAAGAGTATCTTGATGCAGAGTCTTATTTCAGAGATTCATACGAGATGACGGCGAAGATTCAGCCACCCGAACATTGGCAAGTTTACGGCAGGTTAGACAAACTGGCGAAGTGCTACATTCTTGAAGGCAAGCTGCCGGAAGCCACAGCTCTTTACGAAAAGGTAAACGAAACATTCAAAACCAATCCACCAAAAGACGGTAATGCAGCGCGCGCCCTGTTTGCGCTGGGAAATCTCTATCTCGAACAGAAAAACTTCGAAGCCGCTGAACCAGTACTAGAACAAGCCCTGGAGATGTCGGAACAGTACCACGGAGCCGACTCGATAGCTGTCGTGCCATACCTGGACCGGCTCGCCTACGATCTCTACTATCTGGGACGAAAGAAAGAGTATGACGATTTGCACGCACGCGTGAATGAAATTACAGCTGCCGACCCGCAACCTGCAGCACCAGCTAATTCACAGTAG
- the bioA gene encoding adenosylmethionine--8-amino-7-oxononanoate transaminase: MTNYSPIWRPFTQMKTAPEPLKVVRGHGAILKLEDGTEIIDCISSWWVNIHGHSNPDIAKAIYEQAIHLEHVMFAGFTHDAAEVLAARLLPHFPASLRKIFYSDNGSTAVEVALKMAYQYWYNKGQADRDRFIGFEGGYHGDTVGAMSIAGSSPFWQRYKRMMPEFDAVSYPLRCDDKAKTEENEADTIKQLKKLVSSKKKKYAAICIEPLVQGAGGMRMCSEEFLVKLQKFCRENDLLLIFDEVMTGFGRTGDWFAAKKANVEPDIMCVSKGITGGFLPLAVTACAERIYESFLSDDPQDMFAHGHSYTANPIACAAAIKSLELLEADTRPFTEMESKHRGYAGEFLSSIKTISNLRYCGTIVAFEVEGGGKNNYYNELGPLLKQKFLEEGLLIRPLGNTVYLMPPYCITENLSFIYYKIAKVINSL; encoded by the coding sequence ATGACTAACTATTCGCCAATCTGGCGACCATTCACTCAAATGAAAACGGCACCCGAGCCCTTGAAAGTAGTGCGCGGGCACGGCGCGATTTTGAAACTCGAAGATGGAACAGAAATTATCGATTGCATATCAAGCTGGTGGGTGAACATCCACGGACACAGCAATCCCGATATAGCAAAAGCGATTTACGAACAGGCTATCCACCTGGAACACGTCATGTTTGCCGGATTCACGCATGATGCCGCCGAGGTGCTGGCAGCCAGGTTGCTTCCCCACTTCCCCGCGTCACTGCGCAAAATCTTCTACTCAGATAATGGCTCAACAGCAGTCGAAGTAGCTCTAAAAATGGCTTACCAGTACTGGTACAACAAAGGACAAGCAGATCGCGACAGATTCATCGGCTTTGAAGGCGGCTATCACGGCGACACTGTTGGTGCCATGTCGATTGCCGGAAGCTCTCCATTCTGGCAAAGATATAAGCGCATGATGCCTGAATTCGATGCGGTTTCGTACCCATTGCGTTGCGACGACAAAGCAAAAACCGAAGAGAATGAAGCCGATACCATCAAGCAATTGAAAAAACTGGTCAGCTCAAAGAAGAAGAAATATGCGGCAATTTGTATAGAGCCGCTTGTACAGGGCGCTGGCGGTATGCGAATGTGTTCTGAGGAATTTCTCGTCAAGTTGCAAAAATTCTGCCGCGAGAACGACCTGCTTTTGATATTTGATGAAGTGATGACCGGTTTCGGACGCACAGGCGATTGGTTCGCCGCCAAGAAAGCCAATGTAGAACCGGATATCATGTGCGTTTCCAAGGGAATCACAGGAGGGTTCTTGCCTCTTGCCGTGACCGCTTGCGCAGAACGAATTTACGAATCATTCCTCTCAGACGATCCTCAAGACATGTTTGCCCACGGACACTCGTACACGGCCAATCCTATCGCCTGCGCAGCCGCAATAAAATCGCTCGAACTGCTCGAAGCCGACACCCGTCCCTTTACAGAAATGGAAAGTAAGCACAGAGGTTATGCCGGCGAATTTCTCAGCAGCATCAAAACGATCAGTAACTTGAGATATTGCGGCACAATCGTCGCATTCGAAGTGGAGGGAGGCGGCAAAAACAACTATTACAACGAATTAGGTCCATTGCTAAAGCAGAAGTTTCTCGAAGAAGGTCTTCTAATTCGCCCACTCGGCAACACAGTTTATCTGATGCCACCATATTGCATAACGGAAAATCTCAGTTTCATTTACTACAAAATCGCCAAAGTAATCAATTCGCTATAG
- a CDS encoding ATP-binding protein, with protein sequence MTNNDAVNTLKQAVEVSPDNVPLRIHLANTLYGLSRYEEAQKEFTTALALAPDNKQIKAGLAGTFYQLGKYMQALVIIEDLVASADTPPSAYLLHARILLNDGKIEQAVREYKRAIELDPSLIDESLSERLGVGATQDGEVVDGRIRSQVDSDDGEYDADIERSKTKFTDIGGMEDVKEQIRLKIIYPLTNPDVYKAYGKKTGGGILMYGPPGCGKTHLARATAGEINAGFISVGINEVLECWIGSSERNLHDIFESARRNKPVVLFFDEVDALAASRSTMKNNGGRQVINQFLAELDGVNSDNEGVLILAATNAPWHLDSAFRRPGRFDRIIFVPPPDKPARVEILRIMLQGKPTENIDYEYLGKKTENFSGADLHSLVDHTLEKKIDQAMKEGKPKPITTKDLDSNIKEVKPSTTEWFATAKNYALYSNEGGAYDEIRKYLKL encoded by the coding sequence ATGACCAATAACGACGCCGTCAATACTCTCAAACAAGCCGTCGAGGTCTCGCCGGATAATGTTCCATTGAGAATTCATCTGGCGAATACGTTGTACGGATTAAGCCGCTACGAAGAAGCACAGAAAGAATTCACGACGGCACTGGCTCTTGCGCCCGACAATAAACAAATCAAAGCCGGTCTCGCCGGCACCTTCTACCAACTCGGCAAATATATGCAAGCGCTGGTGATTATCGAAGATCTGGTCGCAAGTGCCGATACACCGCCATCCGCCTACTTATTGCATGCGCGAATCTTATTAAACGACGGGAAGATAGAACAAGCCGTTCGAGAATACAAACGCGCCATAGAACTCGACCCGTCCCTGATAGACGAAAGTCTTTCAGAACGTCTTGGCGTTGGTGCCACCCAAGACGGCGAAGTTGTAGACGGCAGAATCCGTTCGCAAGTGGATTCCGACGATGGCGAATACGACGCTGACATTGAACGCTCCAAAACTAAATTCACCGATATCGGTGGCATGGAAGACGTCAAAGAACAGATTCGGTTGAAGATCATTTATCCACTTACGAATCCCGATGTCTACAAAGCCTACGGGAAGAAGACTGGTGGCGGAATTCTCATGTATGGACCTCCGGGCTGTGGAAAAACACATTTAGCTCGTGCCACCGCCGGTGAAATCAATGCCGGTTTTATCAGTGTTGGAATCAACGAAGTTCTGGAATGCTGGATCGGCAGCAGCGAACGCAATTTGCACGATATTTTCGAAAGCGCACGCAGAAACAAGCCTGTTGTACTGTTCTTCGATGAAGTAGACGCGCTCGCAGCCAGTCGAAGCACCATGAAAAACAACGGTGGTCGTCAGGTCATCAATCAGTTCTTAGCAGAACTAGACGGTGTCAACAGCGATAACGAGGGTGTCTTGATTCTCGCCGCCACGAATGCGCCCTGGCACCTGGACAGCGCCTTCAGACGACCTGGTCGTTTCGACCGGATCATCTTCGTACCACCACCGGACAAACCAGCGCGCGTCGAAATCCTGCGCATCATGCTGCAAGGCAAGCCGACTGAAAACATCGACTATGAATATCTAGGCAAGAAGACCGAGAACTTCTCTGGAGCAGATTTGCATTCGTTGGTTGACCACACGCTTGAAAAGAAAATCGACCAGGCCATGAAAGAAGGCAAACCCAAGCCGATAACAACCAAAGATCTCGATTCCAACATCAAGGAAGTCAAACCTTCAACGACTGAGTGGTTTGCGACCGCAAAAAATTATGCGCTCTATTCAAACGAAGGTGGCGCCTACGACGAAATCCGCAAATACCTGAAGTTATAG
- a CDS encoding HD domain-containing protein, translating into MLTHKTYEGIPADFTLEKAAEWIRPRLSEKRFSHVKGVAKVARELAAEAECDVFLAELAGWLHDCCKETKDRDLVIEALQFGLQLTPLDRVSGSLWHGPVGAETIKRDLEITNEALLDAIREHTLGAVGMSELSKVVFLADCLEASRPADYTDPIWQALRGGDAKKTGKKSKKRQELDLDMAMLVACDLGLAQLIESRRVIHPKTVEVRNYYLDLIRSRPVETP; encoded by the coding sequence ATGTTGACACATAAGACATACGAAGGCATTCCGGCTGACTTTACGCTGGAAAAAGCAGCTGAATGGATACGTCCGCGACTTTCTGAAAAACGTTTTTCACACGTCAAAGGCGTTGCTAAGGTGGCCCGGGAACTAGCTGCAGAAGCTGAATGCGATGTATTCCTGGCTGAACTGGCAGGCTGGCTGCACGATTGCTGCAAAGAAACAAAAGACCGTGACCTCGTCATTGAGGCTTTGCAATTCGGCTTGCAACTCACACCGTTAGACAGAGTAAGCGGCAGTCTATGGCATGGACCGGTCGGAGCGGAAACGATCAAGCGCGATTTAGAGATCACGAATGAAGCACTTCTCGATGCAATTCGCGAGCACACTCTGGGCGCCGTCGGCATGTCGGAGTTGTCGAAAGTCGTCTTTCTGGCAGATTGCCTTGAGGCAAGCCGACCGGCAGACTACACGGATCCGATCTGGCAGGCGTTACGCGGCGGTGATGCCAAAAAGACCGGCAAAAAATCAAAAAAACGTCAGGAACTGGACCTGGATATGGCCATGCTGGTTGCTTGCGACCTCGGTCTGGCCCAGCTGATCGAATCTAGACGCGTTATTCATCCCAAAACTGTTGAAGTGCGAAATTATTACCTGGATTTGATTCGCAGTCGCCCGGTCGAAACGCCCTGA
- the bioD gene encoding dethiobiotin synthase: MISLPDAFFITGTGTDVGKTVVSGVLLTGLEAKYWKPIQSGEPTDTNFLKQITELPEGSFYVERHKFSQPVSPHLASSLSGTRIELTDFELPQHEDCHLIVEGAGGLLVPINDKDLMIDLIEYLKLPVVLVALSGLGTINHTLLSINALNARRIPILGVVMNGEANQSNREAIENFGRVPVIAQCERLPELNKAGLTKAFREYFSPRTCRHLWRRRTLVHRSDD; this comes from the coding sequence ATGATTTCACTGCCGGATGCTTTCTTTATCACCGGAACGGGAACTGATGTCGGCAAAACCGTAGTCTCGGGCGTCTTGCTAACGGGTCTGGAAGCGAAATACTGGAAGCCTATTCAGTCAGGGGAACCAACCGACACCAACTTCCTCAAACAAATCACCGAACTTCCGGAAGGAAGTTTCTACGTCGAGCGGCACAAGTTCAGTCAACCCGTGTCACCACATCTGGCATCAAGCTTGAGTGGCACAAGAATCGAATTGACCGATTTCGAATTGCCGCAGCACGAGGATTGTCACTTGATTGTGGAGGGAGCAGGCGGTCTTCTCGTTCCCATCAACGACAAAGATTTGATGATCGACCTGATCGAATATCTGAAACTGCCGGTTGTACTCGTTGCGCTGAGCGGACTCGGAACAATCAACCACACACTCTTGTCCATTAACGCATTGAATGCCCGCCGGATACCTATCCTCGGAGTCGTCATGAATGGCGAGGCCAATCAATCTAATCGTGAAGCGATAGAAAATTTTGGCAGAGTTCCAGTTATCGCCCAGTGCGAACGCCTGCCTGAGCTAAACAAAGCCGGTCTAACAAAAGCATTTCGAGAATATTTCTCGCCTCGAACATGCCGCCATCTATGGAGAAGAAGAACCCTGGTGCACCGCTCTGATGACTAA
- a CDS encoding 8-amino-7-oxononanoate synthase: MTMSTQQIYQLATEERKQQNRLRELRSLATTGGAKILLEDGRELINFASNDYLGLTQHPQLKKRAIEYTEKYGAGLGSSRLVSGNLDLYERIERKLANFKGTEAALLLASGYQTNSTVLAALGRKQTLIASDHENHNSIMLGMQLSQGRWHRYEHNDLDHLESLLAKDDDLSKWIVSESVFSMDGDISDIEALSRLATRYDAAMYIDEAHATGVLGPQGRGLSYGVDGVTIAMGTFSKAMGSFGAYIACSHVMKQYLVNFCSGLIYSTALPPSVLGAIDASLDVIGDMERERAELLERSSNLRQALNSLGLSTGKSSTQIIPIITGSDKDAISLSRHLEQNGILAPAIRPPTVPDGAARVRLSLTAAHEDEHIQHLLECLKRWRTHG, from the coding sequence CTGACCATGAGCACCCAACAAATATATCAGTTGGCAACCGAAGAGCGGAAGCAGCAGAATCGGTTGCGCGAATTGAGATCGCTTGCCACTACTGGCGGTGCAAAAATTCTTCTCGAAGACGGGCGCGAACTAATTAACTTCGCATCGAATGATTATCTGGGTTTGACCCAACATCCTCAACTGAAAAAGCGCGCCATCGAATACACCGAAAAGTATGGTGCTGGGTTAGGCTCTTCCCGGCTGGTCTCCGGCAATCTCGATTTATATGAACGAATCGAGCGAAAGCTGGCGAATTTCAAAGGCACCGAAGCAGCCTTATTGCTGGCCAGCGGATATCAGACCAACTCGACAGTTCTGGCGGCTCTCGGGCGCAAGCAGACGCTGATTGCAAGCGACCACGAAAATCACAACAGCATCATGCTCGGTATGCAACTCAGCCAGGGGCGATGGCATCGCTATGAGCATAATGACCTGGACCATCTCGAATCACTGCTGGCCAAAGATGATGACCTGTCAAAGTGGATCGTTTCAGAATCTGTGTTCAGCATGGATGGTGACATCAGCGATATTGAGGCATTATCCCGACTTGCCACCAGATACGATGCAGCAATGTATATTGATGAAGCTCATGCGACGGGAGTGCTCGGACCACAAGGACGAGGACTCAGTTATGGCGTGGACGGCGTCACCATAGCCATGGGCACTTTCAGCAAAGCAATGGGCAGCTTCGGTGCCTACATAGCCTGTAGCCATGTGATGAAGCAGTATCTGGTCAATTTCTGCTCGGGATTGATTTACTCCACAGCGCTGCCACCATCCGTACTTGGGGCAATCGACGCATCCCTGGACGTCATAGGTGACATGGAGAGAGAACGCGCCGAATTGCTTGAAAGAAGCAGCAATTTACGACAGGCTCTGAACAGTTTAGGCTTGAGCACCGGCAAGTCGAGCACCCAAATAATTCCCATCATCACAGGCTCAGATAAAGACGCAATCAGCCTCTCACGGCATCTGGAGCAAAACGGAATACTGGCGCCTGCAATTCGCCCACCGACTGTACCGGACGGCGCAGCGAGAGTAAGACTGTCTCTGACGGCAGCTCACGAGGATGAACACATCCAACACTTGCTTGAGTGCCTGAAACGCTGGAGAACACATGGCTAG
- a CDS encoding leucine-rich repeat domain-containing protein, which yields MTEAPIFELVSNYDFVSGASRIYRKNGVAVIIPDALAADLENWRKEYDGGKLPTHLKSEPHDTIFGVLSLLPNPGLVSEIILGNIQTGEPVETLFYAPTARAMEPGRLILPDVLPLSEVSRAVVEGWARMVWLTYTVETHFFRYAAFLENTEIREDSPATYDFEYFALYTVRDFFLADEKEFKQFLSTLPLQAVTLGRALKRACDEDASHASKHIHHCIDAVESEALPVAQQKLLEIVKTEPGESEEFAAALKLLITMASPEQLATLPLSDIDLSHEPHQPDDLSKLGKITSLERLNLSQSAITREGTGFLKDLVNLKQLDLSNTRIMSTSLNPLRGAPNLEELDISNTAVNDSILSILPKLPALKRVNVVGTDLSNVDDLRAALPGCTVTG from the coding sequence GTGACGGAAGCCCCAATATTCGAACTGGTTTCAAATTACGATTTTGTCAGCGGTGCCTCGAGAATTTATCGCAAAAACGGTGTTGCGGTAATAATTCCCGATGCGCTAGCCGCCGATCTCGAGAACTGGAGAAAAGAATACGACGGCGGTAAACTGCCGACACATTTGAAAAGTGAACCTCATGACACTATATTCGGTGTGCTAAGTTTACTTCCCAACCCTGGACTTGTAAGCGAAATAATTCTGGGCAATATACAAACAGGCGAGCCGGTCGAGACTCTATTCTATGCGCCGACAGCCAGGGCCATGGAGCCGGGGCGACTTATACTGCCCGATGTGCTGCCACTCTCGGAAGTATCAAGAGCCGTAGTCGAAGGTTGGGCGAGAATGGTCTGGCTTACCTACACCGTTGAAACGCATTTCTTCCGATATGCAGCCTTTCTCGAGAATACAGAAATCAGAGAGGACTCGCCAGCCACCTATGATTTTGAATACTTTGCACTGTATACGGTGCGAGACTTTTTCCTCGCCGACGAGAAAGAATTCAAGCAATTCCTGTCGACATTGCCACTGCAGGCAGTGACATTGGGGAGAGCACTAAAACGAGCCTGCGATGAAGACGCCAGTCATGCAAGCAAGCACATTCACCACTGCATCGATGCAGTCGAGAGCGAAGCGCTGCCAGTGGCACAGCAAAAACTCCTCGAAATCGTAAAGACCGAGCCTGGTGAAAGTGAAGAATTTGCCGCAGCCCTTAAACTGCTCATCACTATGGCGAGCCCCGAGCAACTAGCGACACTGCCTTTATCTGACATTGACCTGTCGCATGAACCGCACCAACCCGACGATCTTTCCAAACTGGGAAAAATCACCTCTCTAGAAAGATTAAATTTGAGCCAGAGCGCTATTACGCGAGAAGGTACCGGTTTCCTGAAAGACCTCGTCAATCTCAAACAGCTTGACCTGTCCAACACCAGAATCATGAGTACCTCTCTCAACCCTTTGCGCGGAGCACCCAACCTGGAAGAGCTGGACATTTCAAACACAGCCGTCAATGATTCGATTCTCTCGATATTGCCCAAACTACCGGCGCTAAAGCGGGTCAACGTTGTCGGCACAGACCTGTCAAATGTCGATGACCTGAGAGCCGCCCTGCCGGGCTGCACGGTCACCGGCTGA